The DNA region GTCCGGGGAACTCCGCGAGCAGTTCGAGTATCTCGCCGACGCCGAGCGCGCCGGTAAGACACGCGACGCAGACGAACAGCAGCAGTCCGAGCGGCGGAACGACGACCAGCGAGAGCAGGTCGTTGCCGACGAGCGACGGCAACACGAGCACGAGGGGGGCGGCGATGCCGATAGTCGCGAGACTCCGGAAGAGCCGAGCCTCGGAGACGGGGTCGAACCCGACCTTTCTCGCGCTCCAGAGGTGAAAGAGGAACATCGTCCCGTAACCGACGCTGGTCGCGACGGCCGCGCCGCGCATGCCGAACTGCGGGATGAGCGCGACGTTGAGCGCGACGTTGATGGCGGCCGCCGCGCCCGTCGCCGCAACCGGGAACTTCATCGTTCCGTTGCCCTGCGCGACGGCGAGTATCGGCCGCGCGACGGCGAAGCCGACGGTTCCGGGCAGGAGCAGGATGAGCGGGACGACCGCGTTGACGAACTCCTCGCCGAGGTAGAGCGGGACGACGATCGGTGCGAGCGCCGCGAGCCCGAGCGCCATGATTCCGGTGAAGAGGAGGGTGTAACGGGTCGTCCGGGCGGTGAGTTTCGAGATACGTTCGGTCTGTCCTTTCGACCACATCTCGGAGGTGGAGTGGACGAAGACGGTCTGGAACGCGATGGGAGCGAACCAGAGGAACTCCGCGATGGCGAGCGCGCCCTTGTAGTGGCCGACGACGGCGTTCGGCTCCCAGTACTGCAGCATCAGGATGTCGAGGTGGTACAGCGACATCATCAGCGCCATCAGCACGATGCTCATCCCGTTGAACGTCAGCATCTCGCGGCGCGGCAGCGTGTCGGGCGCCCCGCGGAACACCGCCGAGAGCGACACCTGCTTGCCGACCAGCGCCAGACCGATGAGGCCGACGACGATGCCGGAGATGAGGTGGCCGAGCAGCGCGCCGAGGACACCGTATCCGAGCACGACCAGCGAGACGCCGATGCCGATGAACAGAAGCGAGTCGAGAACCCGAAGCGGCTCGGAGTACTCTTCGAGTCCGAACCCCATCAGCGTCCGGCGGGTGTACGCGCGGAACTGCGCGGCGACGACCAGTCCGGCGAGTACCGTCGCGTACTGGACGAACGAGTCACCGAATAGTGCGCCGCCGATACCGGTCTCCGCGAGGACGAGGACGCTCCCGCTTCCGACCAACGCGAGCACGATAGCGACGCGGAAGTAGAAGCCGACGACGGCGTCCTCCCAGTCGGCGGCGTCGCGGTCCTCGGCGATGTACTTGCGGACGCCGTCGGTGACACCGGAGCTGACGAAGATCATCAACAGGGCGAACACCGACAGGAGCGTCGTGTACGCGCCGACGTCCGTGTCACCGAGTTCGCGGTACAGAAGTGGCGTCGTCGCCGCGCCGATGACCAGCGTCGCGACGCGACTGCCGCCGACCGAGAGGATTCCCTTCAGGATGGAGCGATCCATCAGGAAGTCACCGGATACCGATAGAAGAGGCGTCTGGCAGGGGCGATGCTGTGGAGGCGAAGTGACATGGTTCCCACTCGGGCCCACGGGGTGATTATTATAGAGACGCTATGCGAGTGAGACGCCGGAATTCGGGCGCTCGTAAATCGGTCGACCCGCGGCACAGCGGGGATGAAGGGTTCGTTTATTTAGTTCTAGACGCCGAGCCGTGCCAGGGGCCGGAGCTGTGACCTCGAATTCGGCGTCGTGACCCCGAATTCAGGACTCGTTGCCCCACGCGCGCAGGTCGTCCTCGCTCTTGTCGTAGATGCCGCCGATGAGCGAACTCTGCTTGACGTAGGCGTCTCGACTCGGTTCGTACAGGTACAGCGCGTAGTAATCCTCCTCGGACTCCGCGTAGATACTCTCGACGCGGAAACCGTTTCCGTAGTTACAGATGGGGCGTTCGCTCGCGAGATACTCCCCGCCGTAGAGTTTGACGTCGTCGCCGACGTTCTCGATGGCTCGGCGATGGCCGGTTTCCGTCTGGTCGACGGTCACACTCGAGAACCGCGAGTTGTCCCGTGCGCAGAAGATGCCGGACCGCGCACCCTCGTCGCCCACGTCGCCGGTTATCTTCACGTTCTCGCAGTTCACCCGCGCCGTCCGGTCGGTGTCGGTGAGTTTGATGCCGTAACCGCCGGGCGTGTCCATCTCGATGGCGGTGCGGTAGATGGTCGTTTCGCCGGCCTCCGGCGAGACGACGATGCCGTGCTTGACCTTGTCGCCGGCCATCGAGATTCGGACGTCCTGTATCCACGTCGATTCGCAGGTGTTCATCACCGTCAGCGCGTGGCCGTTGACCGACCGGATGCGGATGTCGGTGTCGCGAACCGTGAGGTCTTCGCCGTTTTCGAGACGGATACCGCGCTGGTTGACGTCCTGCGGGCGGTTGTCGTCGACGACGACGGTCGCGTTCCGAACCTCGCTTTCGGTGCCGCCGAGGCGGATGTTGGCGGTGTCGCTGTTCTTGTACACACCGCCGTCGACGACGATCTTGCCGGACCCACCTGAGGCGTACAGACCGTTGTCGGGGAACGCGCCGAGCTCGCAGTCTCTGAACGTCAACTCGCCGCTGTTGTAGGTGTTCGAGATGATACCGCTCGGTCCCTTCCAGAGGTTGCCGTCGTTAGGCGTCTCGTCGACCCACGCGCCGCCGTCGGGCGCGCGGAACCGCTCGACGAGGCCCGTGCCGTCCTCGTCGGTGACGCAGAAGCGACCCGGCCCCCACGTGCCGCTATCGTGCTCGCCGACGACGTCGACGTCGCGCACGAGCAGGCGCTTCGACGCCAGCGCGTCGATGACGCGGATGCCGGTATCGGCGGCCGTGAAGTCGACCTCGAACCCCTCGAATCGAATGTCTTCGCCCGGCGCGTAGTGGACGCCGAGTCGGAACAGACGGTACTTCGGACCGTCGAACTCGTGGTAGTTCGCCGGGACGAGCGTCGCGTCGTCACCGACGACGCCGAACTTCTCGAAGTCCGAAAAGCGGAACTGTCGGTCCATCCGATACCGTCCCGGCGGGAACAGCAAGAGCGTACTGTCGCCGCGGAGTCGTTCCAGTACGTCGTTTATCGGCTGGTTGCCCGTGTTGTCTGCGCCGGCCTCCACGACGTCGTACACGTGGTCGTACTCCTCGAAGAGTTCGCTCCTGTCGGTGGAGGCCGCCGCACCGACGCCGGCACTCAACCGGACGCCGGCGCCGACGGCTCCCACTCCGAGCACTCCTTTGAGATACCTGCGTCGCGTTTGGTTCGCCGCATCTTCACTCGATTCCGCACCGTGTTCATCGCAAGCGTATATCTTGTTGGGCATAATGTCTCACCCGTCGCTCCCTACTTCCCCTCGAAAACGGCGTTCGTCCCCCCGTTATCGTGACCCTAACGCGGCACCCGGTTTGGTAGGTCTGCAACGTTCGTGGAAACAATACAGAACAATCAGTTCTAATAGACAGTCGTTCAGTACTGTAGGTTTTAAGTAATTCGTGCCGACAACGGTCGGTTAATCGGCGCTTACCGGGTTCCAAATCGCCCGGAGAACGGACGGTATCGGATGCCTCGTCGAAAAGCGGATCCGCGTCTATCGCCGACGTGTCTACTTCGGTTATTATCCTGCTAAAACGCCTCTACGGCTGTTTTTCGGCGATGTAGAGAACGCACTCCGAAGCGCGCCCGCGGTTACAGTTCGGTCTCGAACGCCGGCGTCACGAGGGTGCTCTCGACGAGCGCGCCGGTCCCGCGCCGCAGTTGTTGGGAGACCGCCGAGGGGGAGACGCCGAACTCCTCCGCCAATTCGTTTTGCGAACTGCGGCGAGGGACGTCGTAGTAGCCCATCTCGTACGCGGCGCGCAACAGTCGCTCCTGGTCGTCGGTGACGCCGTAGCGGGTTCCGCGACTCCGTTCGGCCTCGGCGTCGGAGCTGTACAGTTGACGAACGCGGAAGTCGACATCCCGGTTCCGACAGCGACTGCTCAACGTTGACAGCGTCTCCCTGTTCGGCAGTCGCATGCGAACGAGCCATCCCTCCCCGTTGCTCTCGGCGGCCGAGACCAACGCGCCGAGCGCCTCCGGAATTTCGGTGGGACGCTGCGCCGAATCGGTTACGCCGACTCGATACGTCCGATAGTCCGAATCGACGCCGACGAGTGCGGGGTCACGAACCGTCGGGTCGTCGAGCAGCGCCGTCTCGAAGGCGGCGGGGTCGACGTTCGAGGCGGTGAAAAACAGCGTCGGTCGGCCGCGAAACGTCGTTTGCGACTGCGGCCTGACGGCCGCCCCGGAGACCGCGGCGAGCGTCGGACAGAGCGCGATCTCCGGGTGTGCGAGATACGCCTCCACGACGAGTTCGTAGCGGTCGAGTTCGAGGCCGGCGGCCGCCGAGGGT from Haloprofundus halobius includes:
- a CDS encoding flippase; translated protein: MDRSILKGILSVGGSRVATLVIGAATTPLLYRELGDTDVGAYTTLLSVFALLMIFVSSGVTDGVRKYIAEDRDAADWEDAVVGFYFRVAIVLALVGSGSVLVLAETGIGGALFGDSFVQYATVLAGLVVAAQFRAYTRRTLMGFGLEEYSEPLRVLDSLLFIGIGVSLVVLGYGVLGALLGHLISGIVVGLIGLALVGKQVSLSAVFRGAPDTLPRREMLTFNGMSIVLMALMMSLYHLDILMLQYWEPNAVVGHYKGALAIAEFLWFAPIAFQTVFVHSTSEMWSKGQTERISKLTARTTRYTLLFTGIMALGLAALAPIVVPLYLGEEFVNAVVPLILLLPGTVGFAVARPILAVAQGNGTMKFPVAATGAAAAINVALNVALIPQFGMRGAAVATSVGYGTMFLFHLWSARKVGFDPVSEARLFRSLATIGIAAPLVLVLPSLVGNDLLSLVVVPPLGLLLFVCVACLTGALGVGEILELLAEFPGPVGSAGDTLYWRHARLVTDGGTNVMQRSMFVAGLLLFVAAGGVVLADVGGDSGDDSDPSIPDYSNTTETPTATPTPTPADTSNETTPADADDTDANGTNASTATQTPQSGDGGDSGGDSDGGGDDDNDGDDDSGGIGDWFGGGDDDSDDGDDSDGDDGDTDTPTETETETETETSNETETETETETETETETETETETETETETETETETETETETETETETETETETETETETETETETDTATETETSTETETATPTETETSETTTTESKTDTSSGNETSDDRGLFDVLLRSLPSTPT
- a CDS encoding right-handed parallel beta-helix repeat-containing protein, whose protein sequence is MGAVGAGVRLSAGVGAAASTDRSELFEEYDHVYDVVEAGADNTGNQPINDVLERLRGDSTLLLFPPGRYRMDRQFRFSDFEKFGVVGDDATLVPANYHEFDGPKYRLFRLGVHYAPGEDIRFEGFEVDFTAADTGIRVIDALASKRLLVRDVDVVGEHDSGTWGPGRFCVTDEDGTGLVERFRAPDGGAWVDETPNDGNLWKGPSGIISNTYNSGELTFRDCELGAFPDNGLYASGGSGKIVVDGGVYKNSDTANIRLGGTESEVRNATVVVDDNRPQDVNQRGIRLENGEDLTVRDTDIRIRSVNGHALTVMNTCESTWIQDVRISMAGDKVKHGIVVSPEAGETTIYRTAIEMDTPGGYGIKLTDTDRTARVNCENVKITGDVGDEGARSGIFCARDNSRFSSVTVDQTETGHRRAIENVGDDVKLYGGEYLASERPICNYGNGFRVESIYAESEEDYYALYLYEPSRDAYVKQSSLIGGIYDKSEDDLRAWGNES
- a CDS encoding helix-turn-helix domain-containing protein; the protein is MGPAPTDDDSARGGATADEQVPFLQVYRAVPLSMNGDPDDRSAPDGDGPSAAAGLELDRYELVVEAYLAHPEIALCPTLAAVSGAAVRPQSQTTFRGRPTLFFTASNVDPAAFETALLDDPTVRDPALVGVDSDYRTYRVGVTDSAQRPTEIPEALGALVSAAESNGEGWLVRMRLPNRETLSTLSSRCRNRDVDFRVRQLYSSDAEAERSRGTRYGVTDDQERLLRAAYEMGYYDVPRRSSQNELAEEFGVSPSAVSQQLRRGTGALVESTLVTPAFETEL